The stretch of DNA actcCAGCAGACTCTCTACTAAGCACTTTATATATTTTGGGGAGGCCTCCAAATTCCCTCCTCCACCCTCGATTCCTAGGGGGTCTCTAGGGAGGCCTCTATTATAAATTAGAATTGAGGGCTATTGCTAGAGTTGGATCAAATTTGTAAGCCCATGAAAAATAGAAACAACCCCTATTTAGCATTTGAAGGGTCTGATTTATGGGTCATTGCTGGAGATGTTGAGTCCATAATGAATAATGAACCACGAACAAAGATTACATCATGGTACATTGGTACTCACTATTCGCCCCTACCGAGGATAATTTCGAATATGAGTATGTGGAATACGGAGAACCTACACCTTcttatgtttctttttttttttgagatgaaCTGTAGGAATGCTTGATCATGAATTTGAACAAATAATGTCGAGAGTCCCATGTGTTCCTCGTTGCAACATATATATTTGTATACCTAATTTTCTCCTTTTAATAATCTCCCTTGTAAATTAAGCAATAATAATTCGTTTTCCGTCTGAACTGAAACTTTTTGTCCAACCACCATGTGAAGACTTGCATCGGGACCCCCGGCACGTGctgtttgtttttgttcttgTGACGGCTCTGACGTATCTCTCGTGAgctcactgatcttgatgtcTGACCAAACAGCCAATGGGAGTAATTAGTTTTGACTAATACTGTCTGTTTCTTTTTTCCAGGTACTTTAAGGACCTGGCCTAATCAAAACCTTACGAGAGACTGACCATTGATATGATCGTTTCAGTTCAAGTAAAACACGCAGAATTGAGTAAGTTTCTAATGAAGTTAATTGGCGGTCCTTTACTTTCAGGTCGTTTATCTAGTCGTACAGTGACAATGTGGACAAATACCAATTCGTAACAACTTGGTTGCTGAAGCATTTGAATTGAAATAATCAATTATAAGAGTAGATGATGGTTGCGGAGATTGTAATAATCTCAGTGAAAGTTTTGCTGGAATTCTATAAAGGAAATTCTATAAAATACAGAAATTATTATAGCCATGAACTAACCTGGAATTTGGCTCTCAGCCATCTTCTTCTCATTTTCCTTTCAGTGCCATACGGTttaaagtaaaaaaaagaaagaaaaatataacCAATCCAGGTTAGTGATCTAACTACAGACTCCCGTAGTAGGATAATTGTTAAATTTCATCGATCAAGAAGCCATTTgatcaaaattccaaatgaaCTTTTCAAGAATTCACGAATCTTATACTTCTCTGACATGAatggatgcatgcatgcatacatcAATCATTCATTTATTATTCTCTATTTTCCTTCTCCAGCATGTCGTCATGGGAGAAACATTATATATATTGAACCAACTGTGGACGCATGAATGCTTGGCTTTAATAGAATGTCGAATCCATGAATGTGAGAGATCGTGATGAGAGAAAAATTCTTGACAAAATAGTGTACAGTAAAAGACCCGGTAGTTGATCAATCACAAGCATGCAAATGGAACCCTATTTGTTTCAGTTTGATTTCCCCCCTCTCGCTGGTCAGCATATATAATATAGATTGAACATGATCTggttatttaatttatttgctTCAAGTTAATTTCGTTCTGAGAGCTCAAATAGGGTACCGTATCTCAAAACTCGAGTGAGACGGTCACGGAGATGTGGTAAAAAAGCTTGTCCAAGGGTCAAATTTCAAAAGGGAACCAAAGACCATTTGGTTTTTTTATATGTTTTGGTCAGGGGTTTGTTTCATTGAATTCAATGGTGAAAAAACACCAGAGTTTCAACGTCATGAGAGAAGAACAAAACAGAACAGCAAACGAACATCCATGCCGACATGCCACCAGAACCGAGAGGAGAAAAAGGCTACCATACCAAGATGCATGAAGTCATGAGAGCTGAGCtaaaaggaggcgccacttttAGCTACTAGTAGCTAGTAACCGGCATATGCGGCAACTTGGCTAGAAATGTCAAACAAAGATCTCGTCTTATTAACTCTTACTTGAGCCCGGTATAGTAGCTAGACCAGTCGAGTAATCCACGGCAGCACGGCATCTACAAGTAGCCGGGAGCACCTCAGGTTACAGCGACGTCTAATTAATATATACTCGTGTTCATCAAGCTAGCACTACACACTTGTGGTTTAGGGCACGCTAATTGTGGGCCGTTAGATCCGGCTCTCTCATCGAATCCAACGCGGCATGCATTGCTTTGCCACCGGAGGAGTACTCTGACAGCGTTCATCAGCTACTCCTTTCGTTTGTAGATtattttggcaaatctagattCATAATTTTTGTTATATATCTAGATATAGTGTTTATCTAGATGAATAGTAAAAATTAAAACGGTATACAATTTGAAACGCGCATACAATTCGGAACGGGTGGAGTACATCAAACCACACGTCCTGGCCCGCTGGCCGGCCGGATCCATGGCACTGAAGGAAGGCGCAaagacgacgacgaccccgGCCGGGCAGTCATCCATGACACTGGTCGACGCAAAACACCAGCggcacgtctcgttaaaaagggttttcttggacttgttcTCGCGCGCGCGAAACGAAAGCGAGGCAAAACGGGCGAgaggcacgcgcgcgcgcggggatgGAACGCCGTCGACTTTGACCGCCGACGAGAGAGCTGCGTGCGGCCTGGTTGTTTTTGCTCACATGCGGCGCGCCCTCTCACTGCCGCGCGGTCAAACCTACCCCTTGCGGCCAGCGGCCATGTCGTCGTCCACGCCCATATATCCAGCGAGCAACCGGGCCGGCCGGACATGACAAGCCGCTAGCGTACAGACAGCCCATTGCTGCATCCATCTCGCCATCGCCAGTATAGTAGCTGCTTGcattggagtttggacatggcCAATGGTGGAGGGTGCCTCCTGGCGCCGTACCTCTGCGCGGCGCTggtgtcgcggcggcggcgggcggcgcggctggtGCTGTGGGGCGGGGAGtcccgggcggcgcggcgcgggaagCTGGCGGGGCAGGTGATGCTGGACTTCGCGGGCACCGTGGTGTGCCGCGCCGACGGCTTCTACCTGGGCCGCCCCGCGCCCGTGCTGGCCATCGAGGACCGGCTCGTCGCCGGCACCACCTACCTCGTGCTCCCCGTGGAGCGCCTCCCGCAGGGCTACGACGCTCTCACCGCGGCGTCCCTCGCCGCGCTTTCCTACGacagggccgccggcggcgggtcgtCGTGCATCGCGGGGGGGCCCAAGAGCCCCTTCGAGTACGTCaagggcggcgacggccggaCCGTCATCAAGGTCACGCCGGAGTTCCTCATCGGGGCCGTCACGTCCAGGGCCGGATTGGGATCCAAAGAgcccggcggcgaggacgcggAGGCGGCGTGCGCCGGGGCGGCGCTGTGCAGCACCCCCGAGCTGCGGAAGCACTACGAGCAGCTCGTGGGCGCCGCCAGGGGCCGCGCGTGGTCGCCGCGGCTGGACACCATCAAGGAGCGCAAGGGCAGGATCAGGGGCTTGGGCGCGGTCAGCCCCGGGAGGCTGTCGCCCGTCGCCGTCAGGCTCCTGGGCCTCGACGCCAACAAGGGGGAAAGATAGCAGTagcagcgcgcgcggcgggccggGACAGCCACGAGATGCAAGCTACTTGGGGAAGCTTGCTCGATCGATCGCGCCGCCGCTTCTTCGATCGGTCGTCGCTGGTGAAACGAAGCAAATTGGATCCGGAGGGAAGAAGCTGGCGATGCGCGCGCAgcccgcagcagcagctgctg from Panicum virgatum strain AP13 chromosome 9K, P.virgatum_v5, whole genome shotgun sequence encodes:
- the LOC120652314 gene encoding uncharacterized protein LOC120652314; translation: MANGGGCLLAPYLCAALVSRRRRAARLVLWGGESRAARRGKLAGQVMLDFAGTVVCRADGFYLGRPAPVLAIEDRLVAGTTYLVLPVERLPQGYDALTAASLAALSYDRAAGGGSSCIAGGPKSPFEYVKGGDGRTVIKVTPEFLIGAVTSRAGLGSKEPGGEDAEAACAGAALCSTPELRKHYEQLVGAARGRAWSPRLDTIKERKGRIRGLGAVSPGRLSPVAVRLLGLDANKGER